The Pseudomonas triclosanedens genome has a window encoding:
- a CDS encoding DUF1254 domain-containing protein → MNSALKTLSAALMLVSVGIPLAHAEDSAPPAKPITLPASGVQMPEEYVKAIARTAYLWGWPMVNQLNRSQTITKAPHPGLLGGILPVAPRGHLGMLHNYITPDETFVTCPNQDVVYGLGFFSLDEEPVIAQVPDFSERFWVYAMYDQRTDQFGELGKPYGTKPGFYLLVGPNWKGEKPEGVEAVIRSPTALNNIIPRIFMDDTDEDRAAIQEKLNQVVFYPLKDFDGKMKTIDWKNTPDIPNPNAAKASGGETRWVIPEKFFDQLPQVLEMVPPQPGEEALYAQFKALVDAAAKDPAVKKLLVDTAVKAEKELIEPFFQWKHNGTPAGNGWTRSANNAQFGYDYFNRTATAKSNMFENRPNETQYFYTDFDNGGAPLNGSHSYEVTFAKGEEPPVQGFWSLTLYNQHHLFSANKLNRYSLGTKNKDLKRNADGSLTLYVGPTSPGQDKESNWLPSPKEPISLYIRSYWGKEPILDGSWKPPVIKKVH, encoded by the coding sequence ATGAACTCCGCCCTTAAAACCCTGTCTGCCGCGCTGATGCTGGTTTCTGTGGGCATTCCACTGGCCCACGCCGAAGACTCTGCCCCACCTGCCAAGCCGATCACCCTGCCCGCCTCCGGCGTTCAGATGCCCGAAGAGTACGTGAAAGCGATAGCGCGTACGGCTTACCTCTGGGGCTGGCCAATGGTGAACCAGCTCAACCGCAGCCAGACCATCACCAAGGCGCCCCATCCCGGGCTGCTGGGCGGCATCCTGCCAGTGGCTCCGCGCGGTCACCTCGGCATGCTGCACAACTACATCACCCCCGACGAAACCTTCGTAACCTGTCCCAACCAGGACGTGGTCTACGGCCTGGGCTTCTTCTCCCTGGACGAGGAACCGGTGATTGCGCAGGTACCGGACTTCAGCGAGCGCTTCTGGGTGTACGCCATGTACGACCAGCGTACCGACCAGTTCGGCGAACTGGGCAAGCCCTACGGCACCAAGCCGGGCTTCTACCTGCTGGTAGGGCCGAATTGGAAAGGCGAGAAGCCCGAAGGTGTCGAGGCGGTCATTCGCAGCCCCACGGCACTGAACAACATCATCCCGCGCATCTTCATGGATGACACCGACGAGGACCGCGCAGCGATCCAGGAAAAGCTCAACCAGGTCGTTTTCTACCCGCTGAAGGATTTTGACGGGAAGATGAAGACCATCGACTGGAAAAACACTCCGGACATTCCCAACCCCAACGCCGCCAAGGCCAGCGGCGGGGAAACCCGCTGGGTGATCCCCGAGAAGTTCTTCGATCAGTTGCCACAGGTGCTGGAGATGGTGCCGCCGCAGCCGGGCGAAGAAGCACTGTATGCGCAGTTCAAGGCATTGGTGGACGCAGCCGCCAAAGACCCGGCCGTGAAGAAACTGCTGGTCGATACGGCAGTGAAAGCCGAAAAGGAGCTGATCGAGCCGTTCTTCCAGTGGAAGCACAACGGCACTCCGGCAGGCAATGGCTGGACCCGCTCGGCCAACAACGCACAGTTCGGCTACGACTATTTCAACCGCACCGCCACGGCCAAGTCGAATATGTTCGAGAACCGGCCGAACGAGACCCAGTATTTCTATACCGATTTCGACAATGGCGGCGCGCCGCTCAATGGCAGCCACAGCTACGAGGTGACCTTCGCCAAGGGCGAGGAGCCGCCCGTCCAGGGCTTCTGGTCGCTGACGCTGTACAACCAGCATCACCTGTTCAGCGCCAACAAGCTCAACCGCTACTCGCTGGGCACCAAGAACAAGGACTTGAAGCGCAACGCCGATGGTTCGCTGACTCTGTACGTCGGCCCCACCTCTCCGGGCCAGGACAAGGAAAGCAACTGGCTGCCATCGCCCAAAGAGCCGATCTCGCTCTACATCCGCTCCTACTGGGGCAAGGAGCCCATTCTTGACGGCAGTTGGAAACCCCCAGTGATCAAGAAGGTTCACTGA
- a CDS encoding cyclase family protein has protein sequence MSLNKRRLLDLSVTLDNNPYTDPPPLLPKIDYMDHQQGWPEMAAMFPGLRKQDLPGDESWAAERLQITTHSGTHMDAPWHYASTTDGGKPAFGIDELPLEWCLQPGVKLDFRHLADGHVVTAAEVEAELARIGHALQPLDIVLVNTRAGSLFGQPGYLEAGVGMGREATLYLLERGVRVVGTDAWSWDAPFKYTRERFAASGDASIIWEGHKAGRDIGYGQMEKLANLEQLPDCGFLVSCFPYKIRHASAGFVRAVAILD, from the coding sequence ATGAGCCTGAACAAACGCCGCCTGCTGGACCTGTCCGTGACCTTGGACAACAACCCCTATACCGATCCGCCCCCCTTGCTGCCGAAGATCGACTACATGGACCACCAGCAAGGTTGGCCGGAGATGGCCGCGATGTTCCCCGGGCTGCGCAAGCAGGACCTGCCCGGTGACGAATCCTGGGCCGCGGAGCGCCTGCAGATCACCACCCACAGCGGCACCCATATGGACGCGCCGTGGCATTACGCATCCACCACCGACGGCGGCAAGCCGGCCTTCGGCATCGATGAGCTGCCGCTGGAATGGTGTCTGCAGCCGGGCGTCAAGCTGGACTTCCGCCACCTGGCGGATGGTCATGTGGTCACCGCCGCGGAGGTTGAGGCGGAGCTGGCGCGCATTGGTCATGCGCTGCAGCCGCTGGACATCGTGCTGGTGAATACCCGCGCAGGCAGTCTGTTCGGCCAGCCGGGATATCTGGAGGCGGGCGTCGGCATGGGCCGCGAGGCGACGCTCTATCTGCTGGAGCGCGGTGTGCGGGTGGTGGGCACCGACGCCTGGAGTTGGGACGCGCCGTTCAAGTACACCCGCGAGCGCTTTGCCGCCTCCGGCGATGCTTCGATCATCTGGGAAGGGCACAAGGCCGGGCGTGACATCGGCTACGGGCAGATGGAAAAACTCGCCAACCTCGAGCAGTTGCCCGACTGCGGCTTCCTGGTCAGTTGCTTCCCCTACAAGATCCGCCACGCCTCCGCCGGCTTCGTGCGGGCAGTGGCGATACTCGATTGA
- a CDS encoding NAD-dependent epimerase/dehydratase family protein — MRVMVSGANGFVGRLLVRRLLEVGELRGRQIGALLLLDQKLEGLPDDARLRRHHGSVTDPALLRRVLADGVDVVFHLVSVPGGAAEAQYELGYQVNLQASLELLQQLRNAARPPVLVYASSVAVYGGELPARMDEDQTTAPQLSYAAHKRMVEIALQDLARRGEVDGRAVRLPGIVARPRETNGLRSAFMSDLLHAYAAGDSYTCPVSPEACAWWMSARCCVDNLLHAAELEAPGEQRVWQLPVLQLSISQVLAGLASCFGEAGRERITFDPDPRLEALFGAYPPLRTPKARELGFRHDGSVAALLRNALDVPSRRHRAAARKGISA; from the coding sequence ATGCGCGTGATGGTCAGCGGGGCCAATGGCTTCGTCGGTCGTCTGCTGGTGCGGCGCCTGCTGGAAGTGGGCGAGCTGCGCGGACGGCAGATCGGGGCCTTGCTGCTGCTGGACCAGAAGCTCGAAGGCCTGCCCGACGATGCGCGCCTGCGCCGGCATCACGGCAGCGTCACCGATCCGGCCTTGCTGCGCCGGGTGCTGGCCGATGGCGTCGATGTGGTGTTCCACCTGGTCAGCGTACCTGGCGGCGCCGCCGAGGCGCAGTACGAGCTGGGTTATCAGGTCAACCTGCAGGCCAGCCTCGAGCTGTTGCAGCAGTTGCGCAATGCCGCACGGCCGCCGGTGCTGGTGTACGCCAGTAGCGTGGCCGTTTACGGCGGCGAGCTGCCGGCGCGGATGGACGAGGACCAGACGACCGCGCCTCAGTTGTCCTACGCAGCGCACAAGCGCATGGTGGAAATCGCCCTGCAGGACCTGGCGCGCCGCGGCGAGGTGGACGGTCGTGCGGTGCGCCTGCCCGGCATCGTGGCGCGCCCGCGCGAGACCAACGGCCTGCGCTCGGCCTTCATGAGCGACCTGCTGCATGCCTACGCGGCGGGGGACAGCTACACCTGCCCGGTGTCGCCAGAGGCCTGCGCCTGGTGGATGTCGGCGCGCTGCTGTGTAGACAACCTCCTGCACGCCGCCGAGCTGGAGGCCCCTGGCGAGCAGCGGGTCTGGCAACTGCCGGTACTGCAGTTGTCCATCTCCCAGGTGCTTGCCGGGCTGGCGTCCTGCTTCGGTGAAGCAGGGCGAGAGCGCATCACTTTCGATCCCGATCCGCGACTGGAGGCGCTGTTCGGCGCCTACCCGCCGCTACGTACGCCCAAGGCCCGCGAACTCGGCTTCCGCCACGATGGATCGGTGGCGGCCCTGCTGCGCAACGCCCTCGATGTCCCATCGCGCCGCCATCGTGCGGCTGCCCGCAAAGGAATCTCCGCATGA
- a CDS encoding fumarylacetoacetate hydrolase family protein, translated as MKLATLDDGSRDGRLLVVSQDLTRAVDASGIAATLQAALDNWVLLESGLQRLYQRLNANAVAGAFDLDLAQLAAPLPRAWQWLDGSCFLSHGELMQKAFNLEPIEGVERIPLIYQGAGDDFLGPRADIPLPSEAHGIDFEGEFAVLLDEVPMGCPAERALEHVRLLLQLNDVSLRALAPREMKTGFGFIQAKPASSFAPVAVTPDELGSAWRDGRVHLPLTVEWNGEWFGHPHGGAMHFGFHELVAHAALTRRLSAGTLIGSGTVSNADRSVGSACIAERRAIETIVHGAPRTGFMRFGDRVRMEARGREGEVLFGAIDQRVVQGGWPCA; from the coding sequence CCTGGACGACGGCAGCCGCGATGGCCGCCTGCTGGTGGTTTCCCAGGACCTGACGCGGGCGGTGGATGCCAGCGGTATCGCCGCTACCCTGCAGGCCGCGCTGGACAACTGGGTACTGCTGGAGTCCGGCCTGCAGCGTCTGTACCAGCGGCTCAACGCCAATGCAGTGGCCGGTGCCTTCGACCTGGACCTTGCGCAACTGGCTGCGCCGCTGCCGCGCGCCTGGCAATGGCTAGACGGTTCGTGCTTCCTCAGCCACGGCGAACTGATGCAGAAGGCCTTCAACCTTGAGCCCATCGAAGGCGTCGAACGCATCCCGCTGATCTACCAGGGCGCTGGTGACGACTTCCTCGGTCCGCGCGCCGACATCCCGCTGCCCAGCGAGGCCCACGGTATCGACTTCGAAGGCGAGTTCGCCGTACTGCTCGACGAGGTGCCTATGGGCTGCCCGGCCGAGCGCGCGCTGGAGCACGTGCGTCTGCTGCTTCAGCTCAACGATGTCAGTCTGCGTGCGTTGGCGCCACGGGAAATGAAGACCGGTTTCGGCTTCATCCAGGCCAAGCCGGCATCCAGCTTCGCCCCGGTGGCGGTGACTCCGGACGAGCTGGGTAGCGCCTGGCGTGATGGCCGCGTGCACCTGCCGCTGACGGTGGAGTGGAATGGTGAATGGTTCGGCCACCCCCACGGCGGCGCCATGCACTTCGGCTTCCATGAGCTGGTCGCCCATGCCGCGCTGACGCGGCGCTTGAGCGCTGGCACGCTGATCGGCTCAGGTACCGTATCCAACGCCGACCGTTCCGTGGGCTCGGCGTGCATCGCCGAGCGGCGTGCCATCGAGACCATTGTTCACGGCGCACCGCGTACCGGCTTCATGCGCTTCGGCGACCGCGTGCGTATGGAGGCGCGTGGTCGCGAAGGCGAAGTATTGTTCGGCGCCATCGACCAGCGCGTGGTGCAAGGAGGCTGGCCATGCGCGTGA